One Thermodesulfobacteriota bacterium DNA window includes the following coding sequences:
- a CDS encoding helix-turn-helix domain-containing protein yields MFSEQVDEREWFTLQEASKITGKTPSSLRRLIQRKIIERVKKEHSKHGEYWLIHKEELDSQGVQEAFGERPFVQGVHSERGEGVQMNVVNFETYDQHRREWEQRCSQLEQGMMMYRYKFEELDRKLKALPAPPEFISEEIRQKDTVIKEAQKVLQDAHESIVQKDEALVQAQKIIAEEQFRQQQQEEAMEQLRVKLQKEEQAKEEYRIQWELAQAELKRPWWKMALIAIGMWKI; encoded by the coding sequence ATGTTCAGTGAACAGGTAGATGAACGGGAATGGTTTACTCTTCAGGAAGCAAGCAAAATAACAGGTAAGACTCCTTCTTCCCTCAGGAGGCTGATCCAGAGAAAAATAATTGAACGGGTTAAAAAAGAGCACTCAAAGCATGGCGAATATTGGCTTATACATAAGGAAGAGCTTGATTCTCAGGGCGTTCAAGAGGCGTTCGGTGAACGGCCCTTTGTGCAGGGTGTTCATTCTGAACGGGGTGAGGGCGTTCAGATGAACGTCGTAAACTTTGAAACCTATGACCAGCATAGAAGAGAATGGGAGCAGAGGTGTTCACAATTAGAGCAGGGCATGATGATGTACCGCTATAAATTTGAAGAGCTCGACAGAAAATTGAAAGCCCTTCCCGCGCCCCCGGAGTTCATCAGCGAAGAGATCAGGCAGAAGGACACCGTCATAAAGGAGGCTCAGAAGGTCCTTCAGGATGCCCATGAGTCCATTGTTCAGAAGGACGAGGCTCTCGTTCAGGCTCAGAAGATTATTGCCGAAGAGCAGTTCAGGCAGCAGCAGCAGGAAGAGGCGATGGAGCAGCTCAGGGTGAAGCTCCAGAAAGAAGAGCAGGCCAAAGAGGAATATCGTATTCAGTGGGAACTGGCCCAGGCTGAGCTCAAAAGGCCTTGGTGGAAAATGGCACTCATTGCCATAGGTATGTGGAAAATTTAG